In Bifidobacterium scardovii JCM 12489 = DSM 13734, the genomic stretch TTGAGGGGAGCCAGAATTTGTTTGCACCTCCCCATTACCATGTTTAGTAGGTCCTGATGGTCGGGACCGGGCCGCCGGTTCCGGTATGACTTTCCCGCCCTGTCGTTGATGATCCGGGGGGTGTTGTCGCCGGGAGCGGGGACGCTCGCTGACCGCTGATAGGAACCAGGCCGGCCGCATGGACGCGCTGGGGCGCATGGCGCAGGTCTCGTCGTAATGTGGATGCGGCACGGGCGTCAGGACTCCTCCGAGCCCGCGGCGGCCGCGCAGCCTTCATGACGGGAGAGACGATGATGACTCCGGACGACATCGACGTGTGGGTCGGCCTGGACGTGGGCAAGAGCGCGCACCACGCCTGCGCCCTCGACCATGACGGGAACACCCCGTACGACAAGCCGGTCAGGCAGGACGAGAAGGCCATCCGCACGATGCTGGGCAAGCTCTCCAAGCACGGCCGCGTGCTGCTGGTCGTGGACCAGCCCAACACCATCGGCTCCCTGCCCCTGACCGTGGCCAGAAGCATGGGGATCACGGTCGCCTACCTTCCCGGCGGCGCGATGCGCAGGACCGCGCAGCTGCTGCCCGGAGCCGCGAAGACCGACCAAAGGGACGCGCACGTGATCGCGTGGGCCGCGCTCAAGCTGCCCGAGACGCTCAGGGACGCGGGCCCGGACGACGAGACCCTCGCCGCGCTGAAGATGCTCTCCGGCCACGACGAGGACCTCGCCCACGAATCCACCCGCCACGTCAACCGCCTGCGGAGCCTGCTGCTGCAGACCCACCCCGCGTTCGAACGCGCGCTCAAGGGAGAGAGAATCACGCGCGACGCCACGCTCGCCCTGCTCGAACACTACGGTGGGCCCGCGGGCATGAAAACGATGGGCATCGAAGAGGTCAGGGCGTGGGCCAAGGCCAACGGCCTGCGCGCCGGCGCCATCATCGACGACATGTTCAAGGCGATCGGCGAGCAGACCGTCACCGTGCCCGGCACCCTCATGGCCGAGACCATC encodes the following:
- a CDS encoding IS110 family transposase, yielding MMTPDDIDVWVGLDVGKSAHHACALDHDGNTPYDKPVRQDEKAIRTMLGKLSKHGRVLLVVDQPNTIGSLPLTVARSMGITVAYLPGGAMRRTAQLLPGAAKTDQRDAHVIAWAALKLPETLRDAGPDDETLAALKMLSGHDEDLAHESTRHVNRLRSLLLQTHPAFERALKGERITRDATLALLEHYGGPAGMKTMGIEEVRAWAKANGLRAGAIIDDMFKAIGEQTVTVPGTLMAETIIPSIAHDIKAIKDRRREAGRQVEALLEGHPLPTVLTSMPGIGAGTASSILLGIGGDIANFKSSAHLAAYAGISPVTSQSGTSIKGERPSRRGNKRLKNALWQTAFVASTKHPPSIAYYKRKREQGKHHNAAVICLARRRRDVIYSMLKNGTLYQEPDLAA